The Stigmatella aurantiaca DW4/3-1 genome contains the following window.
CGCGGCATTCGGCGCCTACCTGGGCCGTGTGAGCGGGCAGGACGATGTGGTCATCGGCTCGCCCTTCGCGGGCCGCCGGATCGCCGAGACGGAGCCGTTGATTGGCTTCTTCGTGAACACGCTGCCGCTCCGCGTCGATCTCGGTGGGGATCCGTCCTTTGTCGAACTCATCCAGCGCGTGCGGCGCCAGGTGCTCGCGGCCCACGAGAACCAGGACGTTCCCTTCGAGAAGCTCGTCGAGGTGCTCAACCCGGAGCGTGCCCTGGGAACGAGCCCGATCTTCCAGGTCATGCTGGCCTTCCAGCAGGCGCGTCCGGAAGGGTTGGAGTTGTCGGGCCTGGAGGTCAAGCCGGTGGTCATGCCGACTGGGACTTCCAAGTTCGATCTGACCCTGTCGTTGGAGGAGACGGGGCAGGGCGTCCAGGGGTGGCTCGAGTATGATCTCGACCTGTTCGACGCCCGGCGCGTCCAGGCGATGGTGCGCCAGCTGACCGGCTTCATCGCGCGTCTCACCGCAGCCCCCGGGGCGAGGATCTCGGAGGCGGATCTGCTGAGCGTCGAGGAGCGCGCGCGTCTCACCCCCAGCGCTCCCGAGGAGATGCCCCGCCTCCCGGCTGTCCACGAGGTCATCGCGGCGCAGGCGAAGAAGACCCCCGGGGCCGTGGCCATCGAGGCCGAGGACGGCACGCTCAGCTACGCGGAACTCGAGGCTCGCTCGGGAGCCATTGCCCAAGAGCTTGTCCGGAGGGGCGTTGCGCCGGGCACGCTGGTGGCCATCGCCGTGGAGCGCTCCCTGGGAATGATGGTGGGGCTGCTCGGGATCCTCAAGGCGGGGGCTGCCTACGTCCCGCTCGATCCTGCGTACCCGCGCGAGCGGCTGGCTTTCATGCTCAAGGACAGCGGCGCCCGGGTGGTCATCACTCAGGAGCACCTCGCGCCGATGTTCCCAGATGCCGAGGTGCTGGTGCTCGGCCAGTCCCCGCAGGGCTTGTTCGAGCCTCGGAGTGGATCGCTCGCCTACTGCCTGTTCACCTCGGGTTCGACGGGCCAACCGAAGGGCGTTCTGATCGAGCATTCGAGCCTCGCCAATCACATGGAGTGGATGCGCGAGGCCTTGCCGCTCGGCCCAGAGGACCGCGTGCTCCAGCGCACCTCGCTCAGCTTCGATGCCTCGGTCTGGGAGCTGTTCGCCCCGCTGATGGCCGGGGCGCGTCTCGTGCTCGCACCGCATGGCTTGGGCGCGGACACGGAGCACTTGGCCCGCGTGCTGCGGGAGCGCGGCATCACCGTGCTTCAGCTGGTCCCCTCGTTGCTGACGGCGCTGGTGGAAGAGCCTGGACTCGCGGGCGTCACCACGCTCCGGCGCGTGTGCGTGGGAGGCGAGCCCCTGCCTTCGGCCACGGTGAAGAAGCTCTTCGGCGTCTGCAAGGTGGAGGTCTGGAACCTGTACGGGCCCACCGAGGCGACCATTGATGCGCTCGCGCACCAGTGTCGGCCCGAGCAGGTGGGCGCACACGGGGCGACCGAGCCCATCGGTCTGCCGATCCTCCGCATGAAGGCGCTGATCCTGGACGGCAAGCTTCGTCCCGTTCCGGATGGTCTGCCCGGTGAGCTCTACCTCGCTGGGCCCGGCTTGGCGCGCGGTTACTTGAACCGGCCCGAGCTGACCGAATCGCGCTTCATCGAGCACACCTTCCCAGGAGGCCCCAAGCTTCGGATGTACAAGACGGGCGACATCGTCCGGCGTCAGGCGGATGGAACGGTCCTCTTCACCGGCCGCGCCGATCGGCAGGTCAAGCTGCGCGGCTATCGGATCGAGCTCGGTGAGGTCGAAGCCGCGCTCGCCCGCCATTCGGCCGTGAGGGACGCGGTCGCGCTGGTGAGGGGCGCGAGCGGGGACGCACGGCTGGTGGCCTTCGTGGTGCCGAGGGCGGGTGAGAAGCGGCCCGAGGTGGCCGATCTCCGGAGCTTCGTGGAGCAGCAGCTCGCGGCACACATGGTTCCTGGACAGTTCGTCCTTCTGGAGACGCTGCCCCTGGCGCCCAACGGCAAGGTGGACTTGCGCGCGCTCGCCGCGATGGAGATTGCCGAGGAGCACGTCGCCTCGCGGGGCGGCCTCCCGCGCGATGCCCTGGAGCTCGAACTCGTGCGGTTGTTCGAGGAGATTCTCGGCATCCGCTCCGTGGGGATCCACGACAGCTTCTTCGAGCTGGGGGGCCACTCCTTGCTCGCGCTCAAGTTGAAGCTCGCGGTCGAGAAGCGGTTCAACCTTCCGCTCCCCTTGGTGTCCCTGTTCCGGAACCCGGCGCCCGCGCAGCTCGCGGAGCTCCTCCGGGGAGGGACCTCGGCGGAGTCCCCGCTGGTTCCGCTCACGCCGTCCGCCCGCGCGCTCCTGGGCGCTGGACCCCCAGGCAGCGGGTCTCGCCGCGCGCCCACGCTCTTTCTGGTCCCGGGGGGCGGCTCCACGCCGTTCTATCTCCTCTCCCTGGCACGGCACCTGGAAGGCGCCGCCGTGTTCGGCCTCCAGCCTCGCGGGCTCGATGGAGAAGCCCCGCCTTACGAGACGGTCGAGGACATGGCCACCGGGTACGCGGACGCGATCCTCTCCGTTCAGCCCGAGGGGCCCTACTTCGTGGGGGGCCACTCCATGGGAGGACAGATTGCCTATGAGATCGCCCAGGAGCTCAAGGCGCGAGGCCACGAGATCGGCCTCGTGGCGCTCCTGGACACCCTGGCGCCATTCCCGGAGGTGACACGGCCGGTGGGACAGGGCTGGGATACCGCGCAATGGCTGCTCCACCTCGCCGCCATCATGGAGGGGTTCTTCAACGTCAAGATTGGCCTGGAGCTGAGCGAGGTGAGTGCGATGGGCGAGGCCGAGCGCCTCGAGTCCTTCGTGGAGCGCCTGCAGTCCGCCGGCATCCTGCCCGCCGGTGCGCAGCCCAGCCATGTGATGGGGATCCTCAACGTGGCGCGGGCCCATGACGCGATGAACTACCAGCCCCGCCGCAGGCAGCAGGTCCCCCTCGCGGTGTTCCGCGCCGAGGACAGGGACGGGTCCGCCCCGCCAGAGCTCAAGGCGCTCTTCGCGGAGGACACGCTCGGTTGGAGCCGCTTCACGCGGGGGCCCAGCACGGCCTATCGCGTCCCGGGCTCGCACATGACGCTGATTCGAGAGCCCCACACCGAGGTTCTCGCCAAGCACCTGTGGGCGAGTCTGACCGGATCTCAGTCCTGACCGATGAGCCTCCTCGTTCTGCTCAGGCTCGTGCACTTGGTCGCCGTGGTGGTGTTCCTGGGCGACATCGCCGTGACGGCCGTCTGGAGATTGCTCGCGGACCGGACCCGGGAGCCCCGGGTCATCGTCTATGCCCTGCGTCTGGTCCTGTTCACCGACAAGTATCTGCTGATGCCGAGCGTGCTGGTGCTCGTCGTCACGGGGTTCCTGAGCGCGCATCTCCAGGGCATCTCGCTCTGGTCAAACCCCTTTTACGCGCTGGGGCAGATCCTCTTCATGGCGTCCGGTGTGCTCTGGAACGTCGTGCTCCGTCCCGTGCAGAGCCGCCAGTTGGGCCTCGCCGAGTCCCTCGGCGCCTCGGAAGCGCTCTTCGCGGACTACTTGCTGCTCACGAAGAAGTGGCTCCGCTGGGGCCTCCTGACGATGGCGTGCGCCTTTGGGTCCATGGTCCTGATGGTGCTGGCGGGGGCCAGAGGCTCACCGTAGCGGGGGTTCACGCCTTCCGCGAGGGGTGATGCACCGGGAAGGGGGGCGGGCCTGCCTGGGCCTCAGAGCGCGGGAGGGGCTTCGTCGAGCTTCGCGGCGCCCAGGCTTTCGTTGCGCTTGCGCAGCGGGTGCAGGAACGCGCCCACCTCCAGGGCCAGCCGCGGTCCGCCCCGGTCCCGGGGGATGATGTGGTAGCCCTCCTGGAGGGACAGGATCCGCACCGAGGCGGCGCCGGTGAGGTGGTGGGCCAGCCACTGCCCACCCTCGGGGTCCACCACGTGGTCCTGCTGGGCCACTGCCACCAGCGTGGGGCAGCGCACGAGCGGGGCCTGGGCGAGGGCGGACGCCTGAAGCGTCCACAGGTCATTCAAGCGCGCGCTGGGGAAGGCAGGCAGGATGGGGGCCTCCGCGAGGGCCACCGGATCGCTCAGGTCCGTGCTGTCCTTGAACACCCAGGGCTTCATCCATTCCAGCAGGCCGGTGTGCCGCAGCCCTTTGAGCAGGGCCATGGTGGGCCCCTTGAAGCGGGCGGCTGGGGCGATGAGCACCAGCCCTCGCACCACCTGGGGGAACTGGGCCGCGAGCCCCAGGGCGAGCAGCGCCCCCATGGACAGTCCTGCGACGAACACCCGCCGGAAGCCAGTCAGGGAGCGCAGGGACTCGGCCGCGGCCTGCTCCCAGTCGCGGTGATTGACTTCCAGCAGGGCCTCCGGCGTGGTGCCGTGGCCGGGAAGGCGAGGCGCCTTCACGTACAT
Protein-coding sequences here:
- a CDS encoding DUF2269 family protein, with product MSLLVLLRLVHLVAVVVFLGDIAVTAVWRLLADRTREPRVIVYALRLVLFTDKYLLMPSVLVLVVTGFLSAHLQGISLWSNPFYALGQILFMASGVLWNVVLRPVQSRQLGLAESLGASEALFADYLLLTKKWLRWGLLTMACAFGSMVLMVLAGARGSP
- a CDS encoding alpha/beta hydrolase; translated protein: MDTGKTAPFELGRGDDACLLLHGFTGSPWEMFPLGEALAAQGMYVKAPRLPGHGTTPEALLEVNHRDWEQAAAESLRSLTGFRRVFVAGLSMGALLALGLAAQFPQVVRGLVLIAPAARFKGPTMALLKGLRHTGLLEWMKPWVFKDSTDLSDPVALAEAPILPAFPSARLNDLWTLQASALAQAPLVRCPTLVAVAQQDHVVDPEGGQWLAHHLTGAASVRILSLQEGYHIIPRDRGGPRLALEVGAFLHPLRKRNESLGAAKLDEAPPAL